DNA from Microbacterium foliorum:
ATGAGGAACACGATCACGATCACGCCGAAAACGAAGACGACCGAGAGGGATGCGAAGCCCGCCAGTCGCCAGAACGAGGGGACCATCCGGCGCCAGAGGGTGCCGAGACCGGCCTTCACCCCGATTGCGGCGAAGCCGATCTCGGCGGCGACCACTCCCTGCATCAGGGCGGTGAAGGCGATGGAGGCGATGCCCACGGCGAGACCCGCCACGAGATTCATCGCGATGGTTCCGGCGAACACGGCCTCGAAGTCCGCGGAGGAGGGGGAGAGGGACTCCAGGCGCGTGAAGGTCGTGACGAACACGAACCCCATCACGGTGGCGCTGAGCACCACGACCGCCAGCTGGATCACGACCCCGAACCCGAAGAGCACCTTCGGGTTGTGGCGCAGCGCCGCGAATGACCTGCTCAGCAGCATCCCGAAGGTCAGCGGATGCAGGGGGATGATGCCCCTCTTCGGGGCAGGGGTCCACGTCTGGCCGCTCACCGGCACTCCCTCCGTCGTGCGGTCCCATCGTGTCACACCCGCCGTCGGACGCGCAGACGGAGGTCGGTGGGACTGAGTGCCATAAGGTAACAGTTATGACCTCACGCATTCTTGTGGTCGACGATGACACCGCGCTCGCCGAGATGATCGGCATCGTGCTGCGCACGGAGGGCTTCGAGCCGGTGTTCTGCGCCGACGGAGCGCGGGCCGTCGAGGAGTGGCGCACGCAGCGTCCCGACCTCGTGCTGCTCGACCTGATGCTCCCCGGCATGGACGGCATCGAGATCTGCACGCGGATCCGGGCCGAGTCCGGAGTCCCCGTCATCATGCTCACCGCCCGCAGCGACACCGCCGACGTGGTGCGCGGCCTGGAGGTCGGGGCCGACGACTACATCGTGAAGCCCTTCAATCCGAAGGAGCTCGTCGCGCGCATCCGCACCAGGCTCCGCCCCACTCCGCAGACGGTCGGAGAGCAGCTGCGCGTGGGCGACCTCACCGTCGACGTCGATGCGCACGAGGTGCGGCGCGGCACGGAGCCGATCGCCCTGACGCCGCTGGAGTTCCAGCTGCTCGTCGCCCTCGCGTCCAAGCCGCAGCAGGTCTTCTCCCGCGAGATGCTCCTCGAGCAGGTGTGGGGCTACCACTACAAGGCGGACACCCGTCTGGTCAACGTGCACGTCCAGCGCCTGAGGGCCAAGGTCGAGCTCGACCCCGACAATCCCAAGATCGTCATGACGGTGCGCGGCGTGGGTTACCGCGCCGGGAGCGCGGGATAGGACGACGATGGCCGCGCCCACAGCGACCACCACGGCGGTCGCTGTCATCCGCGACTGGCGAGGCTGGCCGTCGGTCATCAGCACGCTGTGGCGGAGCTCGCTGCGTTTCCGCACGCTGACCATCACTCTTCTGCTCACATCGACCGCGATCCTCATCACGTGCGTCACCATGGCCCTGGTGATCCAGAACGATCTCTTCGAATCCCGCAAGACCGAGGCGCTCGAAGACGCGGCCCGCGCCGTGAACCTGGCGCAGGTGACGCTGGATTCCGCGGCGCTCGGCGATGAGCCCGCCGCACTGCAGGAACTCTGGGACAGTGTGCAGGCAGATCTCCGACGCTATTCGACGGCAGAGGGCTTCGCAGGCATCCGGATGAACGACGATCCCGATGCCGTCGCCTTGAACGGGTTCTCCGCGGGGTTGAGCGCCAACATCATCAGCACGGGTCTGAGCAACAGGGTCGTGCAGTTCGACGACCGCCAATCCTGGCAGTCGGTGGGGCTCGACGTCGCCGGCCGGGTCGTCCCGGGGATCATCGTCGGCCAACAGCTGCAGGTTCCTGAGGCGGGATCCTTCCAGCTCTACTTCGCTTACGATCTCGCCGATGCCGACAACACCCTCACGTTCGTGCAGCGGACGCTGTGGATCGCCGGGATCGGGCTCGTCGCCATCGTCGCGGCGATCTCGTTCATCGTGCTGCGCACCGTCTCGACCCCGATCGTCGAGGCCGCCGAGACCAGCGCCAGACTCGCGTCGGGCGACCTGGCGGTGCGCATCGACGTGCACGGAGAAGATGAGATCGCGACCCTCGGCCGGTCGTTCAACGCGATGGCTGACAGCATCGAGTCTCAGATCAAGGAACTCGGCGAGCTCTCGCTCGTGCAGCAGCGATTCGTGTCCGACGTCTCGCACGAGCTGCGGACGCCGCTCACGACCATCCGTCTCGCGGCCGACATGCTCAACGATCAGCGCGGGGAGTTCGATCCGACCACCGCCCGGACGACCGAGCTGCTGCACACCCAGGTGCAGCGTTTCGAGACGTTGCTGTCCGACCTGCTGGAGATCAGCCGCTACGACGCGGGGTCCGTGCAGCTGGAGCTCGAGGCCACGAGCCTCGCGCATCTCGCGGAGGACATCATCGAGCAGATGCAGCCGCTCGCGGACGGACGCGGCACCGAGC
Protein-coding regions in this window:
- the mtrA gene encoding MtrAB system response regulator MtrA; this encodes MTSRILVVDDDTALAEMIGIVLRTEGFEPVFCADGARAVEEWRTQRPDLVLLDLMLPGMDGIEICTRIRAESGVPVIMLTARSDTADVVRGLEVGADDYIVKPFNPKELVARIRTRLRPTPQTVGEQLRVGDLTVDVDAHEVRRGTEPIALTPLEFQLLVALASKPQQVFSREMLLEQVWGYHYKADTRLVNVHVQRLRAKVELDPDNPKIVMTVRGVGYRAGSAG
- the mtrB gene encoding MtrAB system histidine kinase MtrB gives rise to the protein MAAPTATTTAVAVIRDWRGWPSVISTLWRSSLRFRTLTITLLLTSTAILITCVTMALVIQNDLFESRKTEALEDAARAVNLAQVTLDSAALGDEPAALQELWDSVQADLRRYSTAEGFAGIRMNDDPDAVALNGFSAGLSANIISTGLSNRVVQFDDRQSWQSVGLDVAGRVVPGIIVGQQLQVPEAGSFQLYFAYDLADADNTLTFVQRTLWIAGIGLVAIVAAISFIVLRTVSTPIVEAAETSARLASGDLAVRIDVHGEDEIATLGRSFNAMADSIESQIKELGELSLVQQRFVSDVSHELRTPLTTIRLAADMLNDQRGEFDPTTARTTELLHTQVQRFETLLSDLLEISRYDAGSVQLELEATSLAHLAEDIIEQMQPLADGRGTELRLVAPGGYSPVDMDPRRVRRVLRNLIGNAIEHGEGRPVVVTVDSNQHAVAAGVRDFGLGMDPADAERVFDRFWRADPSRQRTIGGTGLGLSIALGDATLHGGSLAVWSELGVGTNFVLTLPRRGDASEGPSPIPTEPQDSLSEIGDATQPIHLADIPAELFDRGSIE